CGCGGGAACCTCACGCCAGATGGGCGAGGATTCGCGCACGCGCGATATTGGCGGTGACCGCGGCGCTGGCGAGGGGAAGGCCGCGGCCGAGCGGCAACCGCGGCGCAGTATGTTCGACGGCTTGAGGTTGCCGATTGAGCCGGAGAAGGCGGCCGGACCAGCGCAGGGCGCAAAGGAAAAACCGGCCCCCAAGCGGGGCATGTTCGATGGGTTGAAACTCCCGATGCGCTCGTCGGCGCCGATGCCGGCAAAGGACTCTCCCGTGCGGGCCGAGCAGGATCGCGACTTCCGGCGCGCGGTCGAGCGGGCCTCGCGATCGGCCGAGACGGTGTTGCAGGCGCGCGCATCGGGCGGGCCGGTGCTTGAGCATCAGAAAGTCGCGCTCGAGCGCGCGGGGCAGGCGCTGGATCAGATCAGGGCGGGGGCCTCGCGCGATATGGCATCGGCGATGCAGCGCGATCCGGCCTTGTTGCGCGAGGCGGCGGCGGGACGCAGCGGCCCGATGATCGAGGCAATGGCGCAGGAGGCCCGCGTGCGGGCTGATCCGAACTTGCGCGCCGATCGGTTCGTGGAACGCTGGCAGGGACTCAATGCCCAGCGGGATGAACTGTATCGCGCCGGTGACATGACGGGCCGCGAGAAGATCGGCAAGGAGATGGCCGGCATGGCGAAGAGCCTTGAGCGTGATCCGCAGATGGAATCGGTGCTGCGCGACCGCACCCGCGATCTTGGACTTGAGATCGGCATGGAACGCGGGCGGCAGATGGGCGGCGGCGAGCTGGGCCGCCAGTTGACGCAGGAGCTTGGCATAGGCCGTGACCGGGGCATGAGCCGATAAGGAGAAACGCACTATGGATGAGGATGGTCGGGAGAGCGAAGACGACGCGGCGCGGGCGTTCGGGCAGCTCACGCGCGAAGTGTCGTTGCTGCGCGCTGCTGTCGAGGGGCTGACCGCTGCGCGAGAGTCCATCGAGATTCCCGACTATGGGCCGACGCTTGAACGCACCGAAAAGATATTGGTGGCGCTTGCCCAGCGGATCGACCCCATTGCCAAAAGTCCGCTGCTGTCGATGACGCCGGACTCAATGGCGAGCCAGATCGCGACGGCGGCGATCGGGGCACGCCGCGAGGACGCGCGGCTTGTCGCCGAGGCGCGCGCGGGGTTGGACCAGGCCGCACGCGAGATCGGCAACCGGCTCGCATCGGCGCGGCGCGGCGACGAGCAAAATCGCTGGCTGTATATCGCCGGCATTGGTGGCGTGGTGCTGGGGCTGTTCCTCTACGCCCTGCTTGCCGGCCCGATCGCGCGGTGGACGCCCGATAGCTGGCGCTGGCCCGAGCGCATGGCGACCCGTGTCCTTAATGAGCCGGGACCGTGGGAGGCGGGACAGCGGTTGATGCAATCGACCGCGCCGGAGAGCTGGGGGCTGATCGTCGCGGCCTCGCCGCTGTCGGACGCCAACCGCGAGACGGTGCAGAAATGCCGTGAGCAGGCGGACAAGGCGAAAAAGCCGGTGCGCTGTAATATTGAAGTTAATAACATTTAAAGCGTTAGATTT
The genomic region above belongs to Sphingobium yanoikuyae and contains:
- a CDS encoding DUF6118 family protein, translated to MDEDGRESEDDAARAFGQLTREVSLLRAAVEGLTAARESIEIPDYGPTLERTEKILVALAQRIDPIAKSPLLSMTPDSMASQIATAAIGARREDARLVAEARAGLDQAAREIGNRLASARRGDEQNRWLYIAGIGGVVLGLFLYALLAGPIARWTPDSWRWPERMATRVLNEPGPWEAGQRLMQSTAPESWGLIVAASPLSDANRETVQKCREQADKAKKPVRCNIEVNNI